The following are encoded together in the Mesoplodon densirostris isolate mMesDen1 chromosome 2, mMesDen1 primary haplotype, whole genome shotgun sequence genome:
- the KLHDC8A gene encoding kelch domain-containing protein 8A: MEVPNVKDFQWKRLAPLPSRRVYCSLLETGGQVYAIGGCDDNGVPVDCFEVYSPEADQWTDLCPLPTARAGVAVTALGKRIMVIGGVGTNQLPLKVVEMYNIDEGKWKKRSMLREAAMGISVTAKDYRVYAAGGMGLDLRPHNHLQHYDMLKDMWVSLAPMPTPRYAATSFIRGSKIYVLGGRQSKYAVNAFEVFDIETRSWTKFPNIPCKRAFSSFVTLDDRLYSLGGLRQGRLYQQPKFLRTMDVFDMEQGGWLKMERSFFLKKRRADFVAGSLSGRIIVAGGLGNQPTVLETAEAFHPGKNKWEVLPAMPTPRCACSSIIVKNCLLTVGGVNQGLSDAVEALCVSDS; this comes from the exons ATGGAGGTGCCCAACGTCAAGGACTTCCAGTGGAAGCGCCTGGCGCCACTGCCCAGCCGCCGGGTCTACTGCTCCCTGCTGGAAACTGGGGGGCAGGTCTATGCCATCGGGGGATGTGACGACAACGGCGTCCCCGTGGACTGCTTTGAGGTCTACTCCCCCGAGGCCGACCAGTGGACcgacctgtgccccctgcccaCAGCCCGGGCCGGGGTGGCTGTCACCGCCCTGGGGAAGCGGATCATGGTGATCGGGGGTGTGGGCACcaatcagctgcctctgaaggtcGTGGAGATGTACAACATCGATGAGGGCAAGTGGAAGAAGAGGAGCATGCTGCGCGAGGCCGCCATGGGCATTTCTGTCACGGCCAAAG ATTACCGAGTGTACGCGGCAGGCGGGATGGGCCTGGACCTCCGTCCACACAACCACCTCCAACACTATGACATGCTCAAGGACATGTGGGTGTCTCTAGCACCCATGCCCACCCCGAGATATGCTGCCACCTCATTCATCCGAGGTTCCAAGATCTATGTGCTGG GGGGACGACAGTCCAAGTACGCGGTTAACGCCTTCGAGGTCTTTGACATCGAGACTCGCTCCTGGACCAAGTTCCCCAACATTCCCTGCAAGCGGGCCTTCTCCAGCTTTGTGACCCTAGACGACCGCTTGTACAGCCTGGGTGGCCTGCGGCAGGGTCGGCTCTACCAGCAGCCCAAGTTCCTCCGGACGATGGACGTGTTCGACATGGAACAGG GGGGATGGCTGAAGATGGAGCGCTCATTCTTCCTTAAGAAGCGGCGGGCAGACTTTGTGGCCGGCTCTCTGAGTGGACGGATCATAGTGGCTGGAGGACTTG GGAACCAACCCACTGTCCTGGAGACGGCAGAGGCGTTCCACCCGGGGAAGAACAAGTGGGAGGTCCTCCCTGCCATGCCCACGCCCCGCTGTGCCTGCTCCAGCATCATTGTCAAGAACTGCCTCCTGACCGTGGGGGGCGTCAACCAGGGTCTGAGCGATGCGGTGGAAGCCCTGTGTGTCTCTGACTCCTAG